One Burkholderia sp. PAMC 26561 genomic window carries:
- the ispF gene encoding 2-C-methyl-D-erythritol 2,4-cyclodiphosphate synthase, whose amino-acid sequence MDFRIGQGYDVHQLVEGRPLIIGGVTIPYERGLLGHSDADVLLHAITDALFGAAAMGDIGRHFPDTDAEFSGADSRVLLREAFARVSEAGFAIMNVDSTVIAQAPKLAPFIEAIRANIAGDLELPLSRVNVKAKTNEKLGYLGRKEGIEAQAAVLLMRTGIDA is encoded by the coding sequence ATGGATTTCAGAATCGGACAAGGCTACGACGTTCACCAACTGGTCGAGGGACGGCCGCTGATCATCGGCGGGGTGACGATTCCTTACGAACGCGGCCTGCTCGGGCATTCGGACGCCGATGTCCTGCTGCACGCGATCACGGACGCCTTGTTCGGCGCAGCGGCAATGGGCGATATAGGCCGTCATTTTCCCGATACGGATGCCGAATTCTCAGGCGCCGATAGCCGTGTTTTATTGCGCGAGGCATTTGCGCGGGTTTCGGAGGCGGGGTTTGCGATCATGAACGTCGATTCGACCGTGATCGCGCAGGCGCCGAAGCTTGCGCCGTTTATCGAGGCGATTCGCGCGAATATCGCAGGGGATCTGGAACTGCCGTTGAGCCGCGTCAACGTGAAGGCGAAGACCAACGAGAAGCTGGGCTATCTGGGCCGGAAAGAGGGGATTGAAGCGCAGGCGGCGGTACTGTTGATGCGTACGGGAATCGATGCCTGA
- a CDS encoding carboxymuconolactone decarboxylase family protein has protein sequence MEFLASIKELIPDYAKDIRLNVDGTIARSSLEGNDAVGVALAAAYAAKATKIVTLIRESGVLSAEETNGALTAAALMGMNNVWYPYLEMADNADLKTQPAALRMNAYATHGGLDKRRFEMFALAASIVGKCHFCVKSHYENLVGEGMSTTQLRDVGRIAAVIVAAQLAITAEGK, from the coding sequence ATGGAATTCCTCGCATCGATTAAAGAACTGATTCCTGATTACGCAAAAGACATCCGGCTGAACGTGGACGGGACGATTGCGCGGTCATCGCTGGAAGGCAATGATGCCGTCGGCGTGGCGCTCGCGGCCGCCTATGCCGCGAAGGCTACGAAGATCGTGACGCTGATTCGCGAGTCGGGCGTGTTGTCGGCTGAGGAAACGAACGGCGCGTTGACCGCTGCCGCCTTGATGGGCATGAACAACGTCTGGTATCCGTACTTGGAAATGGCCGATAACGCCGACCTGAAGACGCAGCCCGCCGCTTTGCGGATGAATGCGTACGCCACGCACGGCGGTCTGGATAAACGGCGTTTCGAGATGTTTGCGCTGGCGGCATCGATTGTCGGGAAGTGCCATTTTTGCGTGAAATCGCACTACGAGAATCTCGTAGGCGAAGGCATGAGCACGACGCAATTACGCGATGTCGGGCGCATTGCCGCGGTGATCGTGGCGGCTCAGTTGGCGATTACGGCTGAAGGGAAGTAA
- a CDS encoding peroxiredoxin, translating into MKTVGDKVEAFTVTAAKPGFNNHEENGVSAFEEITEQSFPGKWKILYFYPKDFTFVCPTEIVEFGKLNGDFADRDAVLLGGSVDNEFVKLAWRREHKDLSKLNHYSFGDVKGELIDQLGVRDKEAGVALRATFIIDPDNVIQHVSVNNLNVGRSPEEVLRILDGLQTDELCPCNRAVGGTTL; encoded by the coding sequence ATGAAGACCGTGGGCGATAAAGTTGAAGCTTTCACCGTTACAGCTGCAAAGCCGGGTTTCAACAATCACGAAGAAAATGGCGTGTCGGCATTTGAAGAGATCACCGAGCAGTCGTTTCCTGGCAAGTGGAAAATCCTGTATTTCTATCCGAAGGACTTCACGTTCGTCTGCCCGACGGAAATCGTCGAGTTCGGCAAGCTGAACGGCGACTTCGCAGACCGTGACGCAGTGCTGCTTGGCGGCAGCGTGGACAACGAATTCGTCAAGCTGGCATGGCGCCGTGAGCACAAGGACCTGAGCAAGCTGAACCACTACTCGTTCGGCGACGTGAAGGGCGAACTGATCGACCAGCTCGGCGTGCGTGACAAGGAAGCGGGCGTGGCGTTGCGGGCAACGTTCATCATCGATCCGGACAATGTGATCCAGCACGTTTCGGTGAACAACCTGAACGTCGGCCGCAGCCCGGAAGAAGTGCTGCGTATTCTCGACGGCCTGCAAACGGACGAACTCTGCCCGTGCAACCGCGCTGTCGGCGGTACGACGCTGTAA
- a CDS encoding ATP-binding protein, with translation MRIDRRLLTLAFGGLFWRTFALIALLIAVSIAAWFQSFRVIEREPRAQRVALQLVAVVKLTRTALLYSDPDLRRALLQDLESNEGVRVYPRETTDKYRLQPDESLNRLIERDVRGRLGNDTVIAQSVNDIPGVWISFKIDDDDYWVALDRDQLDTVTGLQWAGWGIFALALSLFGAAFITSLVNRPFARLALAARKVGSGQSPEPLPERGMGVAAETNRSFNQMVQDLEQLDADRALMLAGISHDLRTPLARLRLETEMSPSDEATKLAMVDDIEQMDMIIGRFLDYARPMQRMAEAVDLSMIGGEMTARFLTEEGVVMKTDLAQGAIVEGDPTDVRRVIGNLLENARKYGRSAADDVARITLQTRVNHGRVELSVMDEGRGIPEDQVALITRPFYRVDTARTQANGTGLGMAIVQRLVTRQRGTLRLRNRSPHPGFEVTIDFPAMEKRTLRS, from the coding sequence ATGCGGATTGACAGGCGGCTACTGACGCTCGCGTTCGGCGGCCTGTTCTGGCGGACGTTCGCCCTCATCGCGCTGTTGATCGCGGTGAGCATCGCCGCCTGGTTCCAGAGCTTTCGCGTGATCGAACGCGAGCCGCGCGCGCAGCGCGTCGCGCTGCAGTTGGTCGCCGTCGTCAAGCTCACCCGCACCGCCCTCCTTTATTCCGATCCCGACCTTCGCCGCGCGCTGCTGCAGGATCTGGAAAGCAATGAAGGCGTGCGCGTGTATCCGCGCGAAACCACCGATAAATACCGTCTCCAGCCCGACGAATCGCTGAACCGTCTGATCGAGCGCGACGTTCGCGGCCGCCTGGGCAACGACACGGTCATCGCGCAATCGGTGAACGACATCCCGGGCGTCTGGATCAGCTTCAAGATCGACGACGACGATTACTGGGTCGCGCTCGACCGCGATCAGCTCGATACCGTCACCGGCCTGCAATGGGCCGGCTGGGGCATCTTTGCGCTCGCGCTGTCGCTCTTCGGCGCGGCGTTCATCACCAGTCTCGTCAACAGGCCGTTCGCGCGCCTCGCGCTTGCCGCGCGCAAGGTCGGCTCGGGACAATCACCCGAACCGCTTCCTGAACGCGGCATGGGCGTTGCCGCCGAAACCAATCGAAGCTTCAACCAGATGGTGCAGGACCTCGAGCAACTCGATGCCGACCGTGCGCTGATGCTCGCCGGGATCTCGCACGACTTGCGCACGCCGCTCGCGCGTCTGCGGCTGGAAACCGAGATGAGCCCCTCCGACGAAGCGACGAAACTCGCGATGGTCGATGACATCGAACAGATGGACATGATCATCGGGCGTTTCCTCGACTATGCGCGGCCGATGCAGCGCATGGCCGAGGCTGTGGATCTGTCGATGATCGGCGGCGAGATGACCGCGCGCTTTCTCACCGAGGAAGGCGTGGTGATGAAAACCGATCTGGCGCAAGGCGCGATCGTCGAGGGCGATCCCACCGATGTGCGTCGCGTGATCGGCAATTTGCTGGAAAACGCGCGCAAGTATGGCCGCAGCGCCGCCGATGACGTCGCGCGGATCACGCTGCAAACCCGTGTGAACCATGGGCGCGTGGAGTTATCGGTAATGGACGAAGGACGCGGCATTCCCGAAGACCAGGTTGCGCTGATCACGCGGCCCTTCTATCGCGTCGATACCGCCCGCACGCAGGCCAACGGAACCGGATTGGGCATGGCGATCGTGCAACGGCTGGTGACGCGTCAGCGCGGCACGCTGCGGCTGCGTAACCGTTCGCCGCACCCAGGGTTCGAAGTCACCATCGACTTTCCGGCCATGGAAAAACGCACACTGCGCTCATGA
- the ompR gene encoding osmolarity response regulator transcription factor OmpR produces the protein METKNPSKILVVDDDPRLRDLLRRYLGEQGFNVYVAENAPSMNKLWVRERFDLLVLDLMLPGEDGLSICRRLRGSNDRTPIIMLTAKGEDVDRIVGLEMGADDYLPKPFNPRELVARIHAVLRRQSPSELPGAPSETAEVFEFGEFALNLATRTLTKNGQEIPLTTGEFSVLKVFARHPRAPLSREKLMELARGREYEVFDRSLDVQISRLRKLIEPDPSSPRFIQTVWGLGYVFIPDGAA, from the coding sequence ATGGAAACCAAAAATCCCTCAAAAATACTCGTAGTCGACGACGATCCCCGTTTGCGCGATCTTTTGCGGCGTTATCTCGGCGAACAAGGCTTTAATGTCTATGTCGCTGAAAATGCACCGTCGATGAACAAGCTCTGGGTACGCGAACGTTTCGACCTGCTCGTGCTCGACCTGATGTTGCCGGGGGAAGACGGCCTGTCGATCTGCCGGCGACTGCGCGGCAGCAATGACCGCACGCCGATCATCATGCTCACGGCCAAGGGCGAAGACGTGGATCGGATTGTCGGGCTGGAAATGGGTGCCGACGATTACCTTCCGAAGCCATTCAATCCGCGCGAGCTCGTGGCCCGGATTCATGCCGTGCTGCGCCGGCAGTCTCCGTCGGAATTGCCGGGTGCGCCGTCCGAAACTGCTGAGGTGTTTGAATTCGGCGAGTTTGCCTTGAATCTCGCCACGCGCACGCTGACCAAGAATGGCCAGGAAATCCCGCTGACCACGGGTGAATTCTCCGTGCTGAAGGTTTTCGCGCGGCATCCGCGTGCGCCGCTGTCACGTGAAAAACTGATGGAACTGGCGCGTGGCCGTGAATACGAAGTCTTCGACCGCAGTCTCGATGTCCAGATCTCCCGGCTGCGCAAGCTGATCGAGCCGGACCCGAGCAGCCCACGCTTCATCCAGACGGTGTGGGGTCTCGGCTACGTCTTCATTCCGGACGGCGCGGCTTGA
- a CDS encoding DUF1501 domain-containing protein: protein MAPSTIAVARQVQPAAQGMVLILVELKGGDDGLNTVIPFADPAYADLRPTIGIHRDHVLQLDERSGLHPAMQPLMPLWRDGQLAIVQGIGYPQQNLSHFRSMEIWDTASHADQYLRDGWLARAFGAGGFETTLPADPIGTSIKTAMEALASTRALSVIRLTLNGFDTHQNQPIQHARLLGQLSNGLAAVRSALTELGRWNDTLVMTYSEFGRCPRENDSRGTDHGTAAPHFLLGGRVNGGLYGAAPALSRLDGNGNLPMNVDFRQLYATVLGSWRGMNADAVLGGKFETLPIMRA from the coding sequence ATGGCGCCATCGACGATTGCCGTCGCTCGTCAGGTTCAGCCGGCAGCTCAAGGCATGGTGCTGATTCTGGTCGAGCTGAAAGGCGGCGACGACGGCTTGAATACCGTGATTCCGTTTGCCGATCCCGCTTACGCGGACTTGCGTCCGACCATCGGAATCCATCGGGACCATGTGCTGCAGCTCGACGAGCGCAGCGGGCTTCATCCGGCAATGCAGCCGCTGATGCCGCTGTGGCGCGACGGACAGCTCGCAATCGTGCAGGGCATTGGCTACCCGCAGCAGAACCTCTCGCATTTTCGATCGATGGAGATCTGGGACACCGCGTCGCACGCAGACCAGTACCTTCGCGATGGCTGGCTTGCACGGGCGTTTGGCGCGGGAGGCTTCGAAACGACATTGCCCGCCGATCCCATTGGAACGTCAATCAAGACAGCGATGGAAGCGCTTGCAAGCACGCGAGCCTTGTCGGTGATTCGCCTTACGCTCAACGGCTTCGATACTCATCAGAACCAGCCGATACAGCACGCGCGTTTGCTCGGTCAGTTATCGAATGGATTGGCCGCAGTGCGATCCGCACTGACCGAACTCGGTCGATGGAACGACACCCTTGTCATGACGTACTCGGAATTCGGCCGGTGTCCACGTGAAAACGACAGCCGCGGCACGGATCACGGCACGGCCGCGCCGCACTTCCTCCTGGGTGGCCGGGTGAACGGCGGTTTATACGGCGCCGCGCCCGCACTCTCTCGGCTCGACGGCAACGGCAACCTGCCAATGAACGTGGACTTCCGGCAGCTGTATGCAACTGTTCTGGGGTCCTGGCGCGGCATGAACGCCGACGCCGTTCTCGGCGGCAAGTTTGAAACGCTGCCAATAATGCGCGCCTAG